The following are encoded together in the Bos javanicus breed banteng chromosome X, ARS-OSU_banteng_1.0, whole genome shotgun sequence genome:
- the SLITRK2 gene encoding SLIT and NTRK-like protein 2 translates to MLSGVWFLSVLTVAGILETESRKTAKDICKIRCLCEEKENVLNINCENKGFTTVSLLQPPQYRIYQLFLNGNLLTRLYPNEFVNYSNAVTLHLGNNGLQEIRTGAFSGLKTLKRLHLNNNKLEVLREDTFLGLESLEYLQADYNYISAIEAGAFSKLNKLKVLILNDNLLLSLPSNVFRFVLLTHLDLRGNRLKLMPFAGVLEHIGGIMEIQLEENPWNCTCDLLPLKAWLDTITVFVGEIVCETPFRLHGKDVTQLTRQDLCPRKSTGDSAQRGGHTDTHIPRLSPTLNPALNPTRAPKASRPPKMRNRPTPRVTVSKDRQSFGPIMVYQTKSPVPLTCPSSCVCTSQSSDNGLNVNCQERKFTNISDLQPKPTSPKKLYLTGNYLQMVYKNDLLEYSSLDLLHLGNNRIAVIQEGAFTNLTSLRRLYLNGNYLEVLFPAMFDGLQSLQYLYLEYNVIKEIKPLTFDALINLQLLFLNNNLLRSLPDNIFGGTALTRLNLRNNHFSHLPVKGVLDQLPAFIQIDLQENPWDCTCDIMGLKDWTEHANSPVIINEVTCESPAKHAGEILKFLGREAICPDGPNLSDGTVLSMNHNTDTPRSLSVSPSSYPELHTEVPLSVLILGLLVVFILSVCFGAGLFVFVLKRRKRVPSVPRSANNLDVSSFQLQYGSYNTETQDKADGHVYNYIPPPVGQMCQNPIYMQKEGDPVAYYRNLQEFSYSNLEEKKEEPATLAYTISATELLEKQAPREPELLYQNIAERVKELPSAGLVHYNFCTLPKRQFTPSYESRRQNQDRINKTVLYGTPRKCFVGQSKADHPLLQAKPQSEPDYLEVLEKQTAISQL, encoded by the coding sequence ATGCTGAGCGGCGTCTGGTTCCTCAGCGTGTTAACCGTGGCCGGGATCTTAGAGACGGAGAGTCGCAAAACTGCCAAAGACATTTGCAAGATCCGCTGCCTGTGTGAAGAGAAGGAGAACGTCCTGAATATTAACTGCGAAAACAAAGGATTTACAACAGTCAGCCTGCTCCAGCCCCCCCAGTACCGAATCTATCAGCTCTTCCTCAATGGCAACCTCCTGACCAGACTGTACCCCAACGAGTTCGTCAACTACTCCAACGCTGTGACTCTCCACCTGGGCAACAACGGGCTGCAGGAGATCCGTACAGGGGCGTTCAGTGGGCTGAAGACCCTGAAGAGGCTGCACCTCAACAACAACAAGCTCGAGGTGCTGAGGGAGGACACCTTCCTGGGCCTAGAGAGCCTGGAGTATCTGCAGGCTGACTACAATTACATCAGCGCCATCGAGGCGGGGGCCTTCAGCAAGCTGAACAAGCTCAAAGTGCTCATCCTGAATGACAACCTCCTTCTGTCGCTGCCCAGCAATGTGTTCCGCTTCGTCCTGCTGACCCACCTAGACCTGCGAGGGAACCGGCTGAAACTGATGCCTTTCGCGGGGGTCCTCGAGCACATCGGGGGCATCATGGAGATCCAGCTGGAGGAAAACCCCTGGAACTGCACATGCGACTTACTTCCACTCAAGGCTTGGCTGGACACCATCACCGTTTTCGTGGGGGAGATTGTCTGTGAAACCCCTTTCCGCTTGCACGGTAAAGATGTCACCCAGCTGACCAGGCAAGACCTCTGCCCCAGAAAAAGTACTGGTGACTCGGCTCAGAGGGGTGGCCACACCGACACACACATCCCGAGGCTGTCACCTACCCTGAATCCTGCTCTCAACCCGACCCGGGCTCCAAAAGCCAGCCGGCCACCCAAAATGAGAAACCGTCCCACCCCCCGGGTCACAGTGTCGAAGGACAGGCAGAGCTTTGGCCCCATCATGGTGTACCAGACCAAGTCCCCAGTGCCCCTCACCTGCCCCAGCAGCTGTGTCTGCACCTCTCAGAGCTCCGACAATGGGCTGAACGTCAACTGCCAAGAACGGAAGTTCACCAACATCTCCGACCTGCAGCCCAAACCCACCAGTCCAAAGAAACTCTACCTGACAGGGAACTATCTTCAAATGGTCTATAAGAATGACCTCTTAGAATACAGTTCTTTGGATTTGCTGCATCTAGGCAACAATAGGATTGCAGTCATTCAGGAAGGTGCCTTCACAAACCTGACCAGTTTACGCAGACTTTATCTAAATGGCAATTACCTTGAAGTGCTGTTTCCGGCTATGTTTGATGGGCTGCAGAGCTTGCAGTATCTCTATTTAGAATATAATGTCATTAAGGAAATTAAGCCGCTGACCTTTGATGCTTTGATTAACCTACAGCTGCTGTTTCTGAATAACAACCTGCTACGGTCCCTGCCTGATAACATATTTGGGGGCACGGCCCTCACCAGGCTGAATCTGAGAAACAACCATTTTTCTCACTTGCCAGTGAAAGGAGTTCTAGATCAGCTTCCGGCTTTTATCCAGATTGATCTCCAAGAGAACCCCTGGGACTGCACCTGTGACATCATGGGACTGAAGGATTGGACAGAGCATGCCAATTCCCCTGTCATCATCAACGAGGTGACCTGTGAATCTCCTGCGAAACACGCCGGGGAGATCCTGAAGTTTCTGGGGAGGGAGGCAATCTGTCCAGATGGTCCGAACTTGTCAGACGGAACCGTTTTGTCAATGAATCACAACACAGACACACCTCGCTCGCTCAGTGTGTCTCCCAGTTCCTACCCTGAACTGCACACTGAAGTTCCGCTTTCCGTCTTGATTTTAGGATTGCTGGTTGTCTTTATCTTATCTGTCTGTTTCGGCGCTGGCTTATTTGTCTTTGTCCTGAAACGCCGGAAGCGGGTACCCAGTGTTCCCAGGAGTGCTAACAACTTAGATGTAAGTTCCTTCCAGTTACAGTACGGCTCTTACAACACTGAGACCCAGGATAAAGCAGACGGCCACGTCTATAACTACATCCCTCCACCTGTGGGCCAGATGTGCCAAAACCCCATCTACATGCAGAAGGAAGGAGACCCGGTGGCCTATTACCGAAACCTGCAAGAATTCAGTTACAGCAacctggaggagaagaaagaagagccaGCCACACTTGCTTACACTATCAGTGCCACAGAGCTTCTGGAAAAGCAGGCCCCGAGAGAGCCCGAGCTGCTGTATCAGAATATCGCTGAGCGGGTCAAGGAGCTGCCCAGTGCGGGACTTGTCCACTATAACTTTTGTACCTTACCTAAAAGGCAGTTCACCCCTTCCTATGAATCTCGACGCCAAAACCAAGACAGAATCAATAAAACCGTTTTATATGGAACTCCCAGGAAATGCTTTGTGGGGCAGTCCAAAGCAGACCACCCTTTACTGCAAGCTAAGCCGCAATCAGAACCAGACTACCTCGAAGTTCTGGAAAAACAAACTGCAATCAGTCAGCTGTGA